The following are encoded in a window of Brevibacillus sp. DP1.3A genomic DNA:
- a CDS encoding Lin0512 family protein, whose protein sequence is MEKVMFIEIGMGIDMHGQNVTKAAVRAVQNAIHHNSMPGLRSVLPGNDIHNMKVNVRLAVPADKDKLDLETVRKALPYGEVSFEIVDGGMLTSSGVVIAEKEDKNDLAYIVIASVEVGY, encoded by the coding sequence ATGGAAAAAGTAATGTTTATTGAAATAGGAATGGGTATCGACATGCATGGACAAAACGTCACCAAAGCCGCAGTCCGCGCTGTTCAAAATGCCATCCATCATAATTCGATGCCTGGACTGCGTTCTGTCCTGCCAGGAAACGATATCCATAACATGAAAGTAAATGTGAGACTGGCCGTTCCTGCTGACAAGGACAAGCTCGACTTGGAAACGGTTCGTAAAGCACTGCCTTACGGGGAAGTCTCCTTCGAAATCGTCGATGGCGGCATGCTGACGAGCAGTGGCGTCGTGATCGCTGAAAAAGAGGACAAGAACGACCTTGCCTATATCGTCATTGCTTCCGTAGAGGTAGGATACTAG